The following are from one region of the Ochotona princeps isolate mOchPri1 chromosome 15, mOchPri1.hap1, whole genome shotgun sequence genome:
- the MB gene encoding myoglobin gives MGLSDGEWQLVLNVWGKVEADLAGHGQEVLIRLFKNHPETLEKFDKFKNLKSEDEMKGSDDLKKHGNTVLSALGGILKKKGQHEAELKPLAQSHATKHKIPVKYLEFISEAIIQVLQSKHPGDFGADAQGAMSKALELFRNDMAAKYKELGFQG, from the exons ATGGGGCTCAGCGATGGCGAGTGGCAGTTGGTTCTGAATGTCTGGGGGAAGGTGGAGGCTGACCTCGCCGGCCACGGGCAGGAAGTCCTCATCAG GCTCTTTAAGAATCACCCTGAGACCCTGGAGAAGTTTGACAAGTTCAAGAACCTCAAGTCAGAGGATGAGATGAAGGGGTCAGACGACCTGAAGAAGCATGGCAACACGGTGTTGAGTGCACTGGGCGGCATCCTGAAGAAGAAGGGCCAGCATGAGGCTGAGCTCAAGCCACTGGCCCAGTCGCATGCCACCAAGCACAAGATCCCGGTCAAGTACCtggag TTCATCTCAGAAGCCATTATCCAGGTCCTGCAGAGCAAGCACCCCGGGGACTTCGGCGCCGACGCCCAGGGGGCCATGAGCAAGGCCCTGGAGCTGTTCCGGAATGACATGGCTGCCAAGTACAAGGAGCTGGGCTTCCAGGGCTAG